A section of the Rubritalea squalenifaciens DSM 18772 genome encodes:
- a CDS encoding CobW family GTP-binding protein, which produces MILPRIPEFKACQPVVFLTGFLGVGKTTLLRHLLTVLKESGTRSDVILNDYADASIDCATLEDLADNLEPLGAACACCEGMDYLLELSDKAKESDASILFVELNGTADPVPVLEAFTLLEGKLNLHPRWQVCVIDVRKFGGHRAYEDIERMQLQTASHIYLTHVDEVDSVAEVLKKVRKVNPSAPVVLRDELVAQVKQLIEKSGPRMMNSDAPAADSAKLLAHEDEKHHLTHEFTSCHILLPKEAEESAILRWLGDLPEGVIRAKALMRVRGQDDCRYLYERIGGEIPPKPYRVNFNSSVANSVILIGPDLNPDHLLQITEKYLR; this is translated from the coding sequence ATGATTTTACCTAGGATACCTGAATTCAAGGCCTGCCAGCCTGTCGTATTCCTAACAGGGTTTTTAGGTGTGGGGAAGACCACCCTGTTACGGCACCTGCTTACCGTCTTAAAAGAATCTGGCACTCGCTCAGATGTGATCCTTAATGATTACGCTGATGCGAGCATTGACTGCGCCACGCTGGAGGATCTAGCTGATAATCTTGAGCCGCTGGGGGCTGCGTGTGCCTGCTGCGAGGGGATGGACTATCTGCTGGAACTCTCAGACAAGGCAAAGGAGTCTGATGCCAGTATCTTGTTCGTCGAGCTGAATGGGACGGCGGATCCCGTTCCTGTGCTGGAGGCGTTTACCCTGTTAGAAGGCAAGCTGAACCTGCATCCGAGATGGCAGGTGTGCGTGATTGATGTGCGGAAATTCGGCGGGCACAGGGCTTATGAGGACATCGAGCGCATGCAGCTGCAGACGGCCAGCCATATCTACCTGACTCATGTGGACGAGGTAGATTCGGTGGCAGAAGTCCTAAAAAAGGTGCGTAAGGTGAACCCCTCGGCACCTGTAGTGCTGCGGGATGAACTAGTAGCTCAGGTAAAGCAACTCATTGAGAAAAGTGGGCCACGTATGATGAACAGTGATGCTCCAGCGGCCGATTCAGCCAAGCTGCTGGCCCATGAGGACGAAAAGCATCACCTGACGCATGAATTCACTTCCTGTCACATCCTGCTGCCCAAGGAAGCGGAGGAGAGTGCTATCCTGCGATGGTTGGGCGACCTGCCGGAGGGAGTGATCAGGGCCAAGGCTCTGATGCGCGTGCGAGGTCAGGATGATTGCCGCTACCTGTACGAGCGCATTGGCGGCGAAATTCCACCCAAACCCTACCGCGTGAACTTCAATAGTTCTGTCGCCAACTCCGTTATCCTGATCGGCCCCGACCTGAACCCCGATCATCTGCTCCAGATCACTGAGAAATACTTGAGGTAG
- a CDS encoding MerC domain-containing protein has translation MLRAVNFVKIMNVVASASKEMKAAQYDRIGIAASILCAIHCAATPVLLLLLPTFGEMWAHPATHWGMAIVVVPLAVYMMVKGYRQHSKKWGLTVGSLGVLFILAGAALPYMEAEPAAAPAQVAENSCASCDSCCPSIQTNEAGEQTLNIPPASIVTTLGGICLIAVHAGNLCLCSVCRKKRTPAVA, from the coding sequence ATGCTCAGGGCGGTAAACTTTGTGAAGATTATGAATGTAGTTGCCTCCGCATCTAAAGAAATGAAAGCAGCCCAGTACGATCGCATTGGTATCGCTGCATCCATTTTGTGTGCAATCCATTGTGCTGCCACACCTGTTTTGTTATTACTATTGCCGACCTTTGGGGAGATGTGGGCGCATCCTGCTACACACTGGGGCATGGCAATTGTTGTGGTGCCGCTGGCTGTGTACATGATGGTGAAGGGCTATAGACAGCACAGCAAGAAGTGGGGCTTGACGGTTGGTAGTCTGGGAGTGCTATTCATTCTTGCAGGAGCTGCTTTACCTTACATGGAGGCTGAGCCAGCGGCTGCTCCTGCACAAGTAGCGGAGAATTCATGTGCTAGCTGTGATTCTTGCTGTCCATCGATACAAACAAACGAGGCGGGTGAGCAGACTTTGAATATTCCGCCAGCAAGTATTGTGACCACTTTGGGGGGTATCTGTTTGATTGCAGTGCATGCGGGCAACCTCTGTTTGTGCTCTGTCTGTAGGAAAAAGCGCACACCAGCTGTGGCGTAA